One Belonocnema kinseyi isolate 2016_QV_RU_SX_M_011 chromosome 6, B_treatae_v1, whole genome shotgun sequence genomic region harbors:
- the LOC117175447 gene encoding ankyrin-3-like, which produces MDDASYLSESSGSESIPDLDELYQNGSSSEYSHLIGKQKNYNIKSLEKLIDSNSLEDKRTIETIIIECIKEDDDQILEFFAKRNCNIVDVSIKEKDQTALHIAYYYYANYALKMMIDLLPSGHMSTDSYGLNYLHVGCWANNKRLIQKSLKTNVDVNAAIGKDPEGDRQGYTALHFASASSLENVELLLKHRADPNVTDDSGRTLLHVACSAFHLYDSEYADAFGREPDLMDIQANLQIINLLLANGCDINAKDKNGNTPILSIFPQRPHMFMPLSTDYPIEDTISKLRYLIQKGADVNLRNNENDTVLHHASRIAIFSEYPRYFFIDEAKHAQMFEIILNLNEVVDVNTMNAFKETPLQLAVSWINVHIVKLLLNRNADLACLTFNHNDQYGFSCLTFNHNDQYGFCYPNEIPTLKVVKNVINMMEMLIDKGFKLSLRDHLVIIEFLVHDLKHCECLEKFYCNHEEFLSLASPIHLKTIVMKLVNEIPNIKIKKAHLRTVKSFFYVIKKAGFFIDRQTTQFLDKIIIKFTFDDFDQDAADIDNEIILMKSTTLLDNFTLFDLLMKNPHDIFKYVINSNIWELQLEENFPIFHNSIKAQVAKSLTRMYIENSAYDYFTELFPPLFPSICSKLIMNYLSNEDILHFCSAAAMSQNTDL; this is translated from the exons ATGGACGATGCAAGTTACCTTTCTGAAAGCTCAGGATCTGAATCAATCCCGGATTTAGACGAATTATATCAAAATGGTAGCTCTTCTGAATACTCGCATCTTATTGGCAAACAAAAAAACTACAACATAAAATCGTTAGAAAAACTGATTGACAGTAACTCTCTAGAAGACAAACGAACAATTGAAACGATCATTATAGAATGTATAAAAGAGGATGACGatcagattttagaatttttcgcaAAAAGGAATTGTAACATAGTTGATGTATCTATAAAAGAAAAGGATCAAACAGCTCTACACATTGCTTACTATTATTATGCTAACTATGCCCTAAAAATGATGATTGACTTACTACCAAGTGGCCACATGAGTACAGATAGTTatggtttaaattatttacacGTTGGTTGTTGGGCTAATAATAAAAGACTCatacaaaaatctttgaaaaccaaTGTAGATGTTAATGCAGCAATCGGTAAAGATCCAGAAGGCGATAGGCAAGGTTACACGGCCTTGCACTTTGCTTCTGCTTCATCATTAGAAAACGTTGAATTGTTACTGAAACACAGAGCTGACCCAAATGTAACAGATGATTCAGGAAGAACGCTGTTACACGTGGCATGTAGCGCCTTTCATCTTTATGATTCAGAATATGCAGATGCATTTGGAAGAGAACCCGATTTAATGGACATTCAGgcaaatttgcaaataataaacCTACTGTTGGCTAATGGATGTGACATCAATGCAAAAGATAAAAATGGGAATACACCAATTCTCAGTATTTTTCCACAAAGACCTCATATGTTTATGCCATTGTCGACAGATTATCCAATTGAAGATACAATCTCGAAATTACGATATCTCATCCAAAAAGGAGCTGATGTCAATCTCCGTAACAATGAAAATGATACTGTTTTACACCATGCATCTAGAATTGCAATATTTTCAGAATATCCACggtatttttttattgacgaaGCAAAGCATgcacaaatgtttgaaattattttaaatttaaatgaagtcGTCGACGTTAATACAATGAATGCTTTTAAAGAAACTCCGTTGCAGCTTGCGGTTTCGTGGATAAATGTTCATATTGTTAAATTGCTTTTAAATCGTAATGCTGATTTAGcgtgtttaactttcaatcataaTGACCAATATGGATTTT cgtgtttaactttcaatcataaTGACCAATATGGATTTTGTTATCCCAACGAGATACCTACACTGAAAGTtgtcaaaaatgttataaacatgATGGAAATGCTTATTGATAAGGGTTTCAAATTAAGTTTGAGAGATCATTTAGTAATTATAGAATTCCTCGTGCATGATCTTAAGCATTGTGAATGCTTAGAAAAATTCTACTGCAACCATGAAGAATTTTTGAGTTTAGCTTCCCCAATTCATTTAAAAACCATAGTCATGAAATTAGTAAATGAAATaccgaatataaaaataaaaaaagcacatCTTAGAACagttaaaagtttcttttatgtGATAAAAAAGGCCGGGTTCTTTATAGATCGTCAAACGACACAGTTTCTTGACAAGATCATCATCAAATTTACTTTCGACGACTTTGATCAAGACGCCGCAGACATCGACAATGAAATAATTCTTATGAAATCAACTACATTGCTggataattttactttatttgaTTTGTTAATGAAAAACCCACACGATATTTTTAAGTATGTAATCAACTCGAATATATGGGAGCTACAACTCgaagaaaattttccaatttttcacaaCAGCATAAAAGCACAGGTTGCCAAATCTTTAACCCGAATGtacattgaaaattcagcatATGATTATTTTACCGAATTATTTCCTCCGTTATTTCCGAGCatctgttcaaaattgatcatgAATTATTTGAGTAACGaagatattttacatttttgttcagcAGCTGCAATGTCGCAGAATACTGATTTATAG